The nucleotide window TTTGACATCGAACGATTGGCGAAAAACGCCACGGAAATTACCCACCAGTCGTTGATGCTGAAGAATATTCAAAAGGAACAGAACAATTATTGCAAGCAGTGCGGGTACATTTATAACTACGACgattacatgtacatgtatatgaaGCGTTTTAATCTGTCGAAGTGGAGGGAGACGAGTAACTGCCTCAGTGGAAGAAACCCCTATGGCCCTTTTAGTGGCGGCATGGAGAGCTCCCAATTCGATAATGAAAACTGCATTAGGTGCATTTATTGCGGAGCTATAATAGATACCATCGAAATGTATGACCATTGGAATGGAAAGGAAAGTTACATAGAATTAAATTCCTACAGagaaaaattcatttttgacaagaataaaaaaagttattggaaaaataaaatcaccTCACTTGAAAAAAACGTCTCCCTTTTCAAGGAGGATCAAAATCAAGCCTATAATATTACTTATGAAAAGTGCACAGATTGCGGCAACGactttttgcattttattaatatacagACGAGGAGTGCTGATGAAGGATCCACCATCATTTATTTCTGCCCCAATTGTAAGAAGCAGACGACGGTTAATAATTAGTTGCGCTACTCTTTTTGGGCaagttttcccctttttgcgcaacGGCATTTACGTGCGTACTTATGTGGAGGTGCTTTTACGCTTACACGCGGTTGCACTGCTGTGTGATGCGCTTGAATGGGTATACCCACCACCATCACTACAAGCGACCATCCCCTGAATGATACCACCCCTTCGTCTTCGCGCCGAAATGCCGTGCGTTTTCTTCCCTTATGTCAAATTAGAGCAGTCCAATTTTGCAGTTGCTACCCCCGTAGCacagtttgttttttttttttggggggggaaatgcctCCCTCAATTATGCCGCTCCACAGTGGGTGCTCCCTTACGCCGTTGAAGTGATCTGCCCTGTGCTGCCTAGCAGGTATAAACTGTTTCGTAAAATTTGTCTTccatccccttttgcgtaTCCTTGcgcttgtttgtttttttttctctcctttttattttacccccCGCGCGAAACGCACCAACAATGGACAGCCGACTCGGCTTCTTCAAATCAACGTAAAAATTACTCTTCATATGGAGGCTTAACCAACTGGTATGCACACACGTACGGGTTAACTGTCTCCTTAGAAGTTTATTtggtacgaaaaaaaaggaaaaaaaaaaaagggggtcacACAAGAGGGTGTGCTGCCCATCTTAAAGCAGTCTATTTCGTGTGGCGGCCTTACGTTCGTTTAGCTATAACTCCAGCGTCATCCGTTAGGTGTTCCTCCCCTAAAACACACAAACACAAACGCACATGGTAGTACACCCCTTTGCGGGCACCCCTACTTGTGCACATCGGCCgacttttccttcttctgcttcttctgcgttttcttcttctctcgGCTCAATTTCTTTCGCACCGTGCCCCCCCTGTCCCTCCTCATTTGGTACGCACCTGTGTCTTCACTCTTTCGAATGGGAAGTACAGAAGACTcgttgtaaaaatggggcCAACAATGCACCAGCTGCGTTTGCGTATATGCATGGCCATCTCCAGGGGGTATCATTTCCCGCCATGTTTTGTCCCCCAAAGGTTTTTCCCgtctgaaaaaaatattcttaatgTGGCATATGGGCTTAATGTGCCTCCTCAGGTATAtgctcattttggggggaggggtctgtctgtgtatatatgtgtatgtttGTATTTTCACCTATAGGGAAGGCCCCTACGCTAAGGCTCTGTTTCTTCAAACAGCTGTCTCCTCGTTGCATCCGTAGAGACAACCAAGCTGGGTGTAAACGTAAACTATCCGTTGGCTGCATCCCAGACAAGGCGTCACACTACGCActggggggagaaggaaaacTGGCACAAAATAGCACTCTCCAGTTTGGCACTCTGCAACGAGAGCGATTGCACTGCTGGAGCTAACCGTATCATGGAAAAGCTTCAGCCAGGGAAAGCGCTTCTCCCTTTGACGAAACTGATTCAGCAAGAGGTCGCCTGTGCAATATTTCTTGTGGAGACGTAAAAGGGGCCTCCGGTCCAACACGTCACTTTAGTTTCTCTGGGCACATCAGAGCGttgccaaaataaaaataaaaaaaaaaaaaaaaaaaaagctacctCACCTGACAGTTGGC belongs to Plasmodium vivax chromosome 3, whole genome shotgun sequence and includes:
- a CDS encoding hypothetical protein, conserved (encoded by transcript PVX_000875A); the protein is MSIYLRRHIKPICHIKNIFFRREKPLGDKTWREMIPPGDGHAYTQTQLVHCWPHFYNESSVLPIRKSEDTGAYQMRRDRGGTVRKKLSREKKKTQKKQKKEKSADVHK